Proteins encoded in a region of the Neodiprion virginianus isolate iyNeoVirg1 chromosome 2, iyNeoVirg1.1, whole genome shotgun sequence genome:
- the LOC124297701 gene encoding serine/threonine-protein kinase VRK1-like isoform X1, with product MSGKGAKKAPKKKGANGYKLPDPIPNGEILTDVAKKRWIIGPSIGVGGFGEIYSAASYTDGKSKTYPYVIKIEPHENGPLFVEMHFYMRNAKPSDIESWKRERKLPFLGMPSYIGSGSHECHNTKYRFVVMERFGKNLWDIFLENNRIFPEHTVYNIALQIIDVLEYMHNRTYVHADIKGANLLQSLKSADHNYLVDFGLASHYTNKTEYKPDPKKTHNGTIEYTSRDMHMGIPTMRGDFEILGYNMIQWLCGSLPWEKNLIEPLNVQKQKEKAFEDIPQFLKKCFSNTVPESIFKFMKLINVTKFNESPNYAKFKDILIRGLKDIGHKPGERLGFSASSTVSKVLATPGKIKKPASEVLRKSPRMQKTRSPSPVSNALNDSDLGSLIISSRKGKRVQDKRRILKNIEVTDDSDTEIEIKIKRKKKNKKDENSEVVNKDIGQKPLKRITKKSQKQYDPDETVSDDETQIQGTKSRPKVLTKPKKKLIESEESLVENNSDEDMFGDDDEDVCKTSSKKPAKSWRDAPTVKSSNTIKPGEYKSVNKSKTPRNRRGNLCS from the exons ATGTCCGGCAAAGGCGCGAAAAAGGCACCGAAGAAGAAGGGTGCTAATGGTTACAAATTACCCGATCCTATCCCTAATGGAGAAATTTTAACAGACGTGGCTAAGAAACGATGGATAATCGGCCCTTCTATCGGTGTCGGTGGTTTCGGGGAAATTTACTCAG ctGCATCGTACACCGATGGAAAATCTAAGACTTACCCATACGTTATCAAGATA GAACCTCATGAGAATGGACCCCTGTTTGTTGAGATGCATTTTTACATGCGTAATGCTAAGCCATCCGACA TCGAATCATGGAAGAGAGAACGAAAACTTCCATTCCTTGGAATGCCAAGCTACATTGGTTCTGGTAGTCACGAATGTCATAACACAAAGTACAGATTTGTGGTAATGGAACGATTCGGAAAAAACTTATGGGACATctttttggaaaataatcgTATATTTCCAGAACACacagtatataatattgcTTTGCAAAtc ATTGATGTCTTGGAATATATGCACAACAGAACTTATGTGCATGCTGACATAAAGGGTGCAAATTTGTTGCAAAGTCTAAAGTCTGCAGACCACAATTATCTAGTAGATTTTGGGTTGGCATCACACTACACAAATAAGACTGAGTATAAGCCTGATCCTAAGAAAACTCATAATGGTACAATTGAGTACACAAGCAGAGATATGCACATGGGAA TTCCAACGATGCGgggtgattttgaaattttaggATATAACATGATACAATGGCTGTGCGGTTCACTACcctgggaaaaaaatttaatagagcCATTGAATGTTCagaaacaaaaggaaaaagcTTTCGAAGACATTCcacagtttttaaaaaaatgcttcTCCAATACTGTACCCGAATCTATTTTCAAGTTCATGAAACTGATCAATGTTACTAAATTCAATGAGTCGCCAAACTATGCCAAATTCAAAGATATCCTTATTAGAGGACTAAAAGATATCGGTCACAAACCAGGTGAAAGATTAGGATTTTCTGCCAGTAGTACTGTTTCGAAGGTTTTGGCAACAcctggaaaaattaaaaaaccagCGTCTGAAGTTTTGAGGAAGAGTCCTCGTATGCAAAAGACAAGAAGTCCAAGTCCTGTATCAAACGCACTTAATGACAGTGATCTTGGATCGCTTATAATTTCTAGTAGGAAAGGAAAAAGAGTTCAAGATAAGCGAAGAATATTGAAGAACATTGAGGTCACAGATGATTCGGACacggaaattgaaataaaaatcaagagaaagaagaaaaacaaaaaagatgaGAATTCAGAGGTGGTTAATAAAGATATTGGCCAGAAACCATTGAaacgaataacaaaaaaatcacagaAGCAATATGACCCTGATGAAACGGTATCTGATGATGAAACACAG ATACAGGGAACTAAATCGCGACCAAAAGTGCTAACAAAGCCAAAGAAGAAACTCATTGAATCAGAAGAATCGCTAGTCGAAAACAACAGTGATGAGGACATGTTTGGCGACGATGACGAGGACGTATGTAAGACATCGTCCAAAAAGCCTGCAAAATCGTGGAGAGATGCTCCGACAGTGAAAAGTAGTAACACCATCAAACCGGGGGAGTATAAAAGTGTAAATAAGAGTAAAACACCAAGGAACAGGAGAGGTAACTTGTGTTCCTAA
- the LOC124297701 gene encoding serine/threonine-protein kinase VRK1-like isoform X2 gives MSGKGAKKAPKKKGANGYKLPDPIPNGEILTDVAKKRWIIGPSIGVGGFGEIYSAASYTDGKSKTYPYVIKIEPHENGPLFVEMHFYMRNAKPSDIESWKRERKLPFLGMPSYIGSGSHECHNTKYRFVVMERFGKNLWDIFLENNRIFPEHTVYNIALQIIDVLEYMHNRTYVHADIKGANLLQSLKSADHNYLVDFGLASHYTNKTEYKPDPKKTHNGTIEYTSRDMHMGIPTMRGDFEILGYNMIQWLCGSLPWEKNLIEPLNVQKQKEKAFEDIPQFLKKCFSNTVPESIFKFMKLINVTKFNESPNYAKFKDILIRGLKDIGHKPGERLGFSASSTVSKVLATPGKIKKPASEVLRKSPRMQKTRSPSPVSNALNDSDLGSLIISSRKGKRVQDKRRILKNIEVTDDSDTEIEIKIKRKKKNKKDENSEVVNKDIGQKPLKRITKKSQKQYDPDETVSDDETQVNNFRYRELNRDQKC, from the exons ATGTCCGGCAAAGGCGCGAAAAAGGCACCGAAGAAGAAGGGTGCTAATGGTTACAAATTACCCGATCCTATCCCTAATGGAGAAATTTTAACAGACGTGGCTAAGAAACGATGGATAATCGGCCCTTCTATCGGTGTCGGTGGTTTCGGGGAAATTTACTCAG ctGCATCGTACACCGATGGAAAATCTAAGACTTACCCATACGTTATCAAGATA GAACCTCATGAGAATGGACCCCTGTTTGTTGAGATGCATTTTTACATGCGTAATGCTAAGCCATCCGACA TCGAATCATGGAAGAGAGAACGAAAACTTCCATTCCTTGGAATGCCAAGCTACATTGGTTCTGGTAGTCACGAATGTCATAACACAAAGTACAGATTTGTGGTAATGGAACGATTCGGAAAAAACTTATGGGACATctttttggaaaataatcgTATATTTCCAGAACACacagtatataatattgcTTTGCAAAtc ATTGATGTCTTGGAATATATGCACAACAGAACTTATGTGCATGCTGACATAAAGGGTGCAAATTTGTTGCAAAGTCTAAAGTCTGCAGACCACAATTATCTAGTAGATTTTGGGTTGGCATCACACTACACAAATAAGACTGAGTATAAGCCTGATCCTAAGAAAACTCATAATGGTACAATTGAGTACACAAGCAGAGATATGCACATGGGAA TTCCAACGATGCGgggtgattttgaaattttaggATATAACATGATACAATGGCTGTGCGGTTCACTACcctgggaaaaaaatttaatagagcCATTGAATGTTCagaaacaaaaggaaaaagcTTTCGAAGACATTCcacagtttttaaaaaaatgcttcTCCAATACTGTACCCGAATCTATTTTCAAGTTCATGAAACTGATCAATGTTACTAAATTCAATGAGTCGCCAAACTATGCCAAATTCAAAGATATCCTTATTAGAGGACTAAAAGATATCGGTCACAAACCAGGTGAAAGATTAGGATTTTCTGCCAGTAGTACTGTTTCGAAGGTTTTGGCAACAcctggaaaaattaaaaaaccagCGTCTGAAGTTTTGAGGAAGAGTCCTCGTATGCAAAAGACAAGAAGTCCAAGTCCTGTATCAAACGCACTTAATGACAGTGATCTTGGATCGCTTATAATTTCTAGTAGGAAAGGAAAAAGAGTTCAAGATAAGCGAAGAATATTGAAGAACATTGAGGTCACAGATGATTCGGACacggaaattgaaataaaaatcaagagaaagaagaaaaacaaaaaagatgaGAATTCAGAGGTGGTTAATAAAGATATTGGCCAGAAACCATTGAaacgaataacaaaaaaatcacagaAGCAATATGACCCTGATGAAACGGTATCTGATGATGAAACACAG GTTAATAATTTTAGATACAGGGAACTAAATCGCGACCAAAAGTGCTAA
- the LOC124297701 gene encoding serine/threonine-protein kinase VRK1-like isoform X3, with protein sequence MHFYMRNAKPSDIESWKRERKLPFLGMPSYIGSGSHECHNTKYRFVVMERFGKNLWDIFLENNRIFPEHTVYNIALQIIDVLEYMHNRTYVHADIKGANLLQSLKSADHNYLVDFGLASHYTNKTEYKPDPKKTHNGTIEYTSRDMHMGIPTMRGDFEILGYNMIQWLCGSLPWEKNLIEPLNVQKQKEKAFEDIPQFLKKCFSNTVPESIFKFMKLINVTKFNESPNYAKFKDILIRGLKDIGHKPGERLGFSASSTVSKVLATPGKIKKPASEVLRKSPRMQKTRSPSPVSNALNDSDLGSLIISSRKGKRVQDKRRILKNIEVTDDSDTEIEIKIKRKKKNKKDENSEVVNKDIGQKPLKRITKKSQKQYDPDETVSDDETQIQGTKSRPKVLTKPKKKLIESEESLVENNSDEDMFGDDDEDVCKTSSKKPAKSWRDAPTVKSSNTIKPGEYKSVNKSKTPRNRRGNLCS encoded by the exons ATGCATTTTTACATGCGTAATGCTAAGCCATCCGACA TCGAATCATGGAAGAGAGAACGAAAACTTCCATTCCTTGGAATGCCAAGCTACATTGGTTCTGGTAGTCACGAATGTCATAACACAAAGTACAGATTTGTGGTAATGGAACGATTCGGAAAAAACTTATGGGACATctttttggaaaataatcgTATATTTCCAGAACACacagtatataatattgcTTTGCAAAtc ATTGATGTCTTGGAATATATGCACAACAGAACTTATGTGCATGCTGACATAAAGGGTGCAAATTTGTTGCAAAGTCTAAAGTCTGCAGACCACAATTATCTAGTAGATTTTGGGTTGGCATCACACTACACAAATAAGACTGAGTATAAGCCTGATCCTAAGAAAACTCATAATGGTACAATTGAGTACACAAGCAGAGATATGCACATGGGAA TTCCAACGATGCGgggtgattttgaaattttaggATATAACATGATACAATGGCTGTGCGGTTCACTACcctgggaaaaaaatttaatagagcCATTGAATGTTCagaaacaaaaggaaaaagcTTTCGAAGACATTCcacagtttttaaaaaaatgcttcTCCAATACTGTACCCGAATCTATTTTCAAGTTCATGAAACTGATCAATGTTACTAAATTCAATGAGTCGCCAAACTATGCCAAATTCAAAGATATCCTTATTAGAGGACTAAAAGATATCGGTCACAAACCAGGTGAAAGATTAGGATTTTCTGCCAGTAGTACTGTTTCGAAGGTTTTGGCAACAcctggaaaaattaaaaaaccagCGTCTGAAGTTTTGAGGAAGAGTCCTCGTATGCAAAAGACAAGAAGTCCAAGTCCTGTATCAAACGCACTTAATGACAGTGATCTTGGATCGCTTATAATTTCTAGTAGGAAAGGAAAAAGAGTTCAAGATAAGCGAAGAATATTGAAGAACATTGAGGTCACAGATGATTCGGACacggaaattgaaataaaaatcaagagaaagaagaaaaacaaaaaagatgaGAATTCAGAGGTGGTTAATAAAGATATTGGCCAGAAACCATTGAaacgaataacaaaaaaatcacagaAGCAATATGACCCTGATGAAACGGTATCTGATGATGAAACACAG ATACAGGGAACTAAATCGCGACCAAAAGTGCTAACAAAGCCAAAGAAGAAACTCATTGAATCAGAAGAATCGCTAGTCGAAAACAACAGTGATGAGGACATGTTTGGCGACGATGACGAGGACGTATGTAAGACATCGTCCAAAAAGCCTGCAAAATCGTGGAGAGATGCTCCGACAGTGAAAAGTAGTAACACCATCAAACCGGGGGAGTATAAAAGTGTAAATAAGAGTAAAACACCAAGGAACAGGAGAGGTAACTTGTGTTCCTAA
- the LOC124297699 gene encoding nuclear export mediator factor NEMF homolog isoform X1 — MKTRFNTYDLVCSVTELQRLIGMRVNQIYDIDNRTYLIRLQRSEEKVVLLLESGNRIHTTAFEWPKNVAPSGFSMKMRKHLKNKRLESLKQLGVDRIVDMQFGTGEAGYHVILELYDRGNIVLTDNEMNILNILRPHTEGEKVRFAVKEKYPSDRARLTTMPPMEQIHECVLSGKTGEPLKKILNPHLEFGPAIIDHVLLQTGFPVNCKIGKNFDVANDFPKLVLALEAADKIFTEAIKSISKGYITQKKEARPSQDGKEDYIFANVEFHPMLFEQHKNLPFKEFESFDRAVDEFFSGLEGQKLDLKALQQEREAMKKLDNVRKDHDQRLVSLEKTQEMDKQKAELITRNQVLVDNAILAIQSALANQMAWPDIETLLKEAQARGDPVAAAIKHLKLESNHISLLLSDPYENSDQSDDDEPELKPMIIDVDLAHSAFGNARRYYDQKRSAAKKQQKTIESQGKALKSAEKKTKQALKEVQTIHSINKARKVYWFEKFYWFISSENYLIIGGRDQQQNELIVKRYLRQGDVYVHADLTGASSIVVKNSGTGPIPPKTLAEAGTMAVSYSVAWEAKVVAGAWWVNSDQVSKTAPTGEYLTTGSFMIRGKKNYLPPCQLVMGLGFLFRLEESSIERHKDERKVRTLEEDITSETNALSDHEIELESDSNDEEEDTATQKTQLLPIAERESDVTEKLNDADKSRSDKQSDIIEKDSGSDSDEGPHFPNTQIKINLPGKTLKPHLNTTRDTKPQNKLTEQEENVIYLGDGKPVVLTNKQEKDGSKLDQEKKLPEKQDNKNEKESKQKDRELPKRGQKGKLKKIKEKYKDQDEEDRRRLMEALKPAGAAKEDKRKNKNKDPSGPKQQGKKKGTAYMPKVSTVNPYNEEDGEEDVGPAPEIDMLDQLTGKPIAEDELLFAVPIVAPYNTLINYKYKVKLTPGTGKRGKAAKTAVAMFLRDRGTTPREKDLLKAVKDEVMARNLPGKVKISAPQMQKLKK, encoded by the exons ATGAAGACTCGATTTAATACGTACGATCTTGTGTGCTCTGTCACAGAGCTGCAAAG GCTCATCGGGATGCGTGTCAACCAAATTTATGACATAGACAATCGAACTTACCTCATTCGCTTACAGCGTAGCGAAGAGAAAGTCGTACTTCTTCTGGAGTCAGGAAATCGAATTCACACAACCGCTTTTGAATGGCCCAAAAATGTTGCTCCTTCTGGCTTCAGCATGAAg ATGCGtaaacatttgaaaaacaaacgtCTCGAGAGCTTGAAGCAGCTGGGAGTTGACCGCATAGTAGATATGCAATTTGGCACAGGAGAAGCAGGGTATCATGTCATTCTGGAATTGTACGATCGTGGGAATATTGTGCTTACCGATAATGAGatgaatattttaaacatCTTGAGGCCTCACACCGAGGGAGAGAAAGTAAG GTTTgctgtgaaagaaaaatatccatCCGATCGCGCTCGCTTGACGACTATGCCACCAATGGAACAGATCCATGAATGTGTGTTGAGTGGAAAGACTGGAGAgccattgaaaaaaattttaaacccaCACTTAGAGTTCGGCCCTGCTATTATAGACCATGTTCTATTACAGACAGGTTTCCCAGTCAATtgtaaaattggaaaaaatttcgatgtaGCCAacgattttccaaaattagTTCTTGCTCTTGAGGCGGCTGACAAGATTTTTACAGAAGCTATTAAAAGCATAAGCAAGGGTTACATTACACAGAAGAAGGAAGCAAGACCTTCGCAGGATGGAAAAGAAGATTACATTTTTGCAAACGTAGAATTTCATCCCATGCTTTTCGAACAGCACAAAAACCTCCCCTTTAAAGAATTTGAATCATTCGATCGTGCGGTAGACGAATTTTTCTCTGGTCTTGAAGGACAAAAATTGGACTTGAAAGCTTTACAACAGGAACGAGAAGCTATGAAGAAGTTAGACAACGTTCGAAAGGACCATGATCAGAGACTTGTATCCTTAGAAAAGACACAAGAAATGGATAAGCAGAAAGCGGAACTGATTACACGGAATCAAGTTTTAGTGGATAATGCTATTTTAGCGATTCAAAGTGCTCTGGCCAATCAAATGGCTTGGCCAGATATAGAAACGCTTTTGAAGGAAGCTCAAGCCAGAGGAGATCCCGTTGCAGCTGCTATAAAGCACCTGAAATTAGAATCGAATCATATCAGTTTACTTCTGAGCGATCCATATGAAAATAGTGACCAAAGTGATGACGATGAACCTGAGTTAAAACCAATGATTATTGACGTTGACTTAGCTCATTCAGCGTTCGGGAATGCTAGGCGATATTACGATCAAAAACGATCAGCAGCAAAGAAACAGCAAAAGACAATCGAGTCACAAGGAAAAGCACTGAAGTCTGCAGAGAAGAAAACTAAACAGGCATTAAAAGAAGTTCAAACCATACACAGTATCAATAAAGCAAGAAAAGTGTACTGGTTTGAAAAGTTCTACTGGTTCATCagttctgaaaattatttga TAATTGGTGGCAGAGATCAGCAGCAAAACGAACTAATTGTAAAACGGTACCTTCGACAGGGGGATGTTTATGTTCACGCAGATTTAACTGGGGCCAGTTCcattgtagtaaaaaattctgGGACTGGTCCAATACCGCCAAAGACTTTGGCAGAGGCAGGGACTATGGCAGTTTCATACAG cGTTGCATGGGAGGCAAAAGTTGTAGCCGGTGCCTGGTGGGTAAACAGTGATCAAGTATCAAAAACAGCACCAACCGGTGAATACCTGACCACAGGATCATTCATGatacgtggaaaaaaaaattatttaccacCATGTCAGCTTGTAATGGGATTGGGTTTTTTATTTCGACTTGAGGAAAGTTCTATCGAACGTCATAAAGACGAAAGAAAAGTTCGAACTTTGGAAGAAGATATTACATCTGAAACAAATGCATTGTCAGATCACGAGATTGAATTGGAAAGTGATTCTAATGATGAAG AGGAAGATACTGCAACACAGAAAACTCAACTATTACCAATTGCGGAAAGAGAATCCGACGTAACGGAGAAATTAAACGATGCTGATAAATCCAG GTCGGATAAACAAAGTGATATAATAGAAAAAGATAGTGGTAGTGATTCTGACGAAGGACCACACTTTCCCAACACacagataaaaattaatctgcCTGGTAAAAC ATTGAAACCTCACTTGAACACAACAAGAGATACAAAACCTCAGAATAAGCTCACAGAACAAGAAGAGAATGTGATTTACCTTGGGGATGGCAAACCCGTTGTATTAACAAATAAACAAGAGAAAGATGGGTCAAAACTggatcaagaaaaaaaattacctgaAAAACAAGacaacaaaaatgaaaaagaatctAAACAAAAAGATCGCGAATTACCTAAAAGAGGACAGAaaggaaagttgaaaaaaatcaaagaaaaatataaagatcAGGATGAAGAAGACAGAAGACGGTTGATGGAGGCATTGAAG CCGGCAGGGGCAGCCAAAGAAGATAagcgtaaaaataaaaacaaagatcCCTCTGGACCAAAACAGCAGGGTAAAAAAAAGGGAACAGCTTATATGCCAAAAGTATCGACAGTAAATCCTTATAACGAAGAAGATGGGGAGGAAGATGTGGGACCAGCTCCGGAAATAGATATGTTGGATCAATTGACTGGCAAGCCAATTGCAGAAGATGAGTTACTATTTGCTGTGCCGATAGTTGCTCCCTATAATACTCTTATTAACTATAA ATACAAGGTAAAGTTAACTCCAGGAACTGGGAAAAGAGGCAAAGCTGCAAAAACTGCTGTAGCGATGTTTTTGCGAGATAGAGGAACTACGCCTCGAGAAAAGGATCTATTGAAGGCAGTTAAAGATGAAGTTATGGCCAGAAACCTTCCTGGAAAGGTCAAAATCAGTGCTCCGCAAATGcaaaaactgaaaaagtaA
- the LOC124297699 gene encoding nuclear export mediator factor NEMF homolog isoform X2 — MKTRFNTYDLVCSVTELQRLIGMRVNQIYDIDNRTYLIRLQRSEEKVVLLLESGNRIHTTAFEWPKNVAPSGFSMKMRKHLKNKRLESLKQLGVDRIVDMQFGTGEAGYHVILELYDRGNIVLTDNEMNILNILRPHTEGEKVRFAVKEKYPSDRARLTTMPPMEQIHECVLSGKTGEPLKKILNPHLEFGPAIIDHVLLQTGFPVNCKIGKNFDVANDFPKLVLALEAADKIFTEAIKSISKGYITQKKEARPSQDGKEDYIFANVEFHPMLFEQHKNLPFKEFESFDRAVDEFFSGLEGQKLDLKALQQEREAMKKLDNVRKDHDQRLVSLEKTQEMDKQKAELITRNQVLVDNAILAIQSALANQMAWPDIETLLKEAQARGDPVAAAIKHLKLESNHISLLLSDPYENSDQSDDDEPELKPMIIDVDLAHSAFGNARRYYDQKRSAAKKQQKTIESQGKALKSAEKKTKQALKEVQTIHSINKARKVYWFEKFYWFISSENYLIIGGRDQQQNELIVKRYLRQGDVYVHADLTGASSIVVKNSGTGPIPPKTLAEAGTMAVSYSVAWEAKVVAGAWWVNSDQVSKTAPTGEYLTTGSFMIRGKKNYLPPCQLVMGLGFLFRLEESSIERHKDERKVRTLEEDITSETNALSDHEIELESDSNDEERESDVTEKLNDADKSRSDKQSDIIEKDSGSDSDEGPHFPNTQIKINLPGKTLKPHLNTTRDTKPQNKLTEQEENVIYLGDGKPVVLTNKQEKDGSKLDQEKKLPEKQDNKNEKESKQKDRELPKRGQKGKLKKIKEKYKDQDEEDRRRLMEALKPAGAAKEDKRKNKNKDPSGPKQQGKKKGTAYMPKVSTVNPYNEEDGEEDVGPAPEIDMLDQLTGKPIAEDELLFAVPIVAPYNTLINYKYKVKLTPGTGKRGKAAKTAVAMFLRDRGTTPREKDLLKAVKDEVMARNLPGKVKISAPQMQKLKK; from the exons ATGAAGACTCGATTTAATACGTACGATCTTGTGTGCTCTGTCACAGAGCTGCAAAG GCTCATCGGGATGCGTGTCAACCAAATTTATGACATAGACAATCGAACTTACCTCATTCGCTTACAGCGTAGCGAAGAGAAAGTCGTACTTCTTCTGGAGTCAGGAAATCGAATTCACACAACCGCTTTTGAATGGCCCAAAAATGTTGCTCCTTCTGGCTTCAGCATGAAg ATGCGtaaacatttgaaaaacaaacgtCTCGAGAGCTTGAAGCAGCTGGGAGTTGACCGCATAGTAGATATGCAATTTGGCACAGGAGAAGCAGGGTATCATGTCATTCTGGAATTGTACGATCGTGGGAATATTGTGCTTACCGATAATGAGatgaatattttaaacatCTTGAGGCCTCACACCGAGGGAGAGAAAGTAAG GTTTgctgtgaaagaaaaatatccatCCGATCGCGCTCGCTTGACGACTATGCCACCAATGGAACAGATCCATGAATGTGTGTTGAGTGGAAAGACTGGAGAgccattgaaaaaaattttaaacccaCACTTAGAGTTCGGCCCTGCTATTATAGACCATGTTCTATTACAGACAGGTTTCCCAGTCAATtgtaaaattggaaaaaatttcgatgtaGCCAacgattttccaaaattagTTCTTGCTCTTGAGGCGGCTGACAAGATTTTTACAGAAGCTATTAAAAGCATAAGCAAGGGTTACATTACACAGAAGAAGGAAGCAAGACCTTCGCAGGATGGAAAAGAAGATTACATTTTTGCAAACGTAGAATTTCATCCCATGCTTTTCGAACAGCACAAAAACCTCCCCTTTAAAGAATTTGAATCATTCGATCGTGCGGTAGACGAATTTTTCTCTGGTCTTGAAGGACAAAAATTGGACTTGAAAGCTTTACAACAGGAACGAGAAGCTATGAAGAAGTTAGACAACGTTCGAAAGGACCATGATCAGAGACTTGTATCCTTAGAAAAGACACAAGAAATGGATAAGCAGAAAGCGGAACTGATTACACGGAATCAAGTTTTAGTGGATAATGCTATTTTAGCGATTCAAAGTGCTCTGGCCAATCAAATGGCTTGGCCAGATATAGAAACGCTTTTGAAGGAAGCTCAAGCCAGAGGAGATCCCGTTGCAGCTGCTATAAAGCACCTGAAATTAGAATCGAATCATATCAGTTTACTTCTGAGCGATCCATATGAAAATAGTGACCAAAGTGATGACGATGAACCTGAGTTAAAACCAATGATTATTGACGTTGACTTAGCTCATTCAGCGTTCGGGAATGCTAGGCGATATTACGATCAAAAACGATCAGCAGCAAAGAAACAGCAAAAGACAATCGAGTCACAAGGAAAAGCACTGAAGTCTGCAGAGAAGAAAACTAAACAGGCATTAAAAGAAGTTCAAACCATACACAGTATCAATAAAGCAAGAAAAGTGTACTGGTTTGAAAAGTTCTACTGGTTCATCagttctgaaaattatttga TAATTGGTGGCAGAGATCAGCAGCAAAACGAACTAATTGTAAAACGGTACCTTCGACAGGGGGATGTTTATGTTCACGCAGATTTAACTGGGGCCAGTTCcattgtagtaaaaaattctgGGACTGGTCCAATACCGCCAAAGACTTTGGCAGAGGCAGGGACTATGGCAGTTTCATACAG cGTTGCATGGGAGGCAAAAGTTGTAGCCGGTGCCTGGTGGGTAAACAGTGATCAAGTATCAAAAACAGCACCAACCGGTGAATACCTGACCACAGGATCATTCATGatacgtggaaaaaaaaattatttaccacCATGTCAGCTTGTAATGGGATTGGGTTTTTTATTTCGACTTGAGGAAAGTTCTATCGAACGTCATAAAGACGAAAGAAAAGTTCGAACTTTGGAAGAAGATATTACATCTGAAACAAATGCATTGTCAGATCACGAGATTGAATTGGAAAGTGATTCTAATGATGAAG AAAGAGAATCCGACGTAACGGAGAAATTAAACGATGCTGATAAATCCAG GTCGGATAAACAAAGTGATATAATAGAAAAAGATAGTGGTAGTGATTCTGACGAAGGACCACACTTTCCCAACACacagataaaaattaatctgcCTGGTAAAAC ATTGAAACCTCACTTGAACACAACAAGAGATACAAAACCTCAGAATAAGCTCACAGAACAAGAAGAGAATGTGATTTACCTTGGGGATGGCAAACCCGTTGTATTAACAAATAAACAAGAGAAAGATGGGTCAAAACTggatcaagaaaaaaaattacctgaAAAACAAGacaacaaaaatgaaaaagaatctAAACAAAAAGATCGCGAATTACCTAAAAGAGGACAGAaaggaaagttgaaaaaaatcaaagaaaaatataaagatcAGGATGAAGAAGACAGAAGACGGTTGATGGAGGCATTGAAG CCGGCAGGGGCAGCCAAAGAAGATAagcgtaaaaataaaaacaaagatcCCTCTGGACCAAAACAGCAGGGTAAAAAAAAGGGAACAGCTTATATGCCAAAAGTATCGACAGTAAATCCTTATAACGAAGAAGATGGGGAGGAAGATGTGGGACCAGCTCCGGAAATAGATATGTTGGATCAATTGACTGGCAAGCCAATTGCAGAAGATGAGTTACTATTTGCTGTGCCGATAGTTGCTCCCTATAATACTCTTATTAACTATAA ATACAAGGTAAAGTTAACTCCAGGAACTGGGAAAAGAGGCAAAGCTGCAAAAACTGCTGTAGCGATGTTTTTGCGAGATAGAGGAACTACGCCTCGAGAAAAGGATCTATTGAAGGCAGTTAAAGATGAAGTTATGGCCAGAAACCTTCCTGGAAAGGTCAAAATCAGTGCTCCGCAAATGcaaaaactgaaaaagtaA